In Alteromonas sp. RKMC-009, the genomic stretch TACGCAACCGGAGTCTGTCTGTAAACTTCAGCAACAGAGGTCGCAGCCATCCGGGCATCATGGCAGGTTAGCCTCCAGTGTACTTAAGACATCCTGATGTACGTTTTCCATAGGCTGCATGGCATCAATGAGAAATGCCGTCGGCGATTCATTTGTCAGTGACAGATATTTTTCGCGGGTGCGCTCAAAAAAAGCCAGCCCGGAACGTTCGATCCGATCTAACTCTCCCCGTCCCCTCGCCCGTTGCAATCCGGTTTCCGGTTCAACATCAAGATACAAGGTGAGATCGGGACCAAAGCCCTGCAGACACAATTCGCGCAGTGCCATCAACTTATCTTCAGGGATTTGTCTGCCGCCGCCCTGGTAGGCAAGTGAGCTCATATCGTGACGGTCACCCAACACCCACTCTCCTCTTTCGAGGGCCGGATGGATAACGTTAACCAGCAACTGACGGCGGGCAGCATACATCAGCATTAATTCCGTTTCTTCGGCGACTGTCTCCTGCCAGTCACCTTTAACACATTCACGTATAGCCTCAGCCATGGGCGTACCACCCGGCTCACGGGTACAAACACAGGTATGCCCGCGGCTTTCAATGAACTGTTTCACTACCTCAATAACAGAGCTTTTACCTG encodes the following:
- the tmk gene encoding dTMP kinase, with the translated sequence MSGKFIVIEGLEGAGKSSVIEVVKQFIESRGHTCVCTREPGGTPMAEAIRECVKGDWQETVAEETELMLMYAARRQLLVNVIHPALERGEWVLGDRHDMSSLAYQGGGRQIPEDKLMALRELCLQGFGPDLTLYLDVEPETGLQRARGRGELDRIERSGLAFFERTREKYLSLTNESPTAFLIDAMQPMENVHQDVLSTLEANLP